The Gloeobacter morelensis MG652769 genome contains the following window.
GCTCGAATAACCGATCGAGACAAACAGCGGCTTGTCCTCGCGTTCGGCTTTTGCCAGTGCTTCCGGTGCCCAGGGCAGCCAGTCGATCGGGTTGTAGGCGTGCTTGCGCAGATACAGCGACTTTTCGTGCAGCAGGCGGTTGGGTGTGGCCGGTGTACTCATCGAGCGCCCCAAAAAACCGACACTTTCAAGCTACACCGCCAGAGCGGCGGCAGGCTCGATGTTGCACAACACCAGGGCAGGCACCGTCCGCTTGGCAAGGCCCGTGAGCACCGCACCGGGGCCGATTTCCACCAGCTCGGTGATCCCCGAATCGGCCATGCGCAGAATCGTCTCGCGCCAGCGCACCGGATGATCGATCTGCCGGCGCAGCAGCGCACGCATCGAGGCGACATCGTCCACCGGCCGGGTCGGATCGGCGTTGAACAGCACCGGAATACGCGCCGGATGCAACTCGGCTTTGGCGAGCACGGCGGCAAATTCGGCGGCGGCCGGAGCCATCAAAGGCGAATGAAAGGCACCGCTGACGGCAAGCGGGATCACCCGTTTGGCCCGAATGGCCGCAGAAACCTCCGCCACGCGCTCCGGCTCGCCGGAGATGACCACCTGCATCGGGTTGTTGTCATTGGCAATCACCACCCCGGGCCGCTCGGCGCACAG
Protein-coding sequences here:
- the fabD gene encoding ACP S-malonyltransferase, with amino-acid sequence MATAWIFPGQGSQVVGMADALSGHPDTAALFERASGILGWSVAAVCAGPQERLDRTLYTQPALFTVCVALAQRARKQGELGEPALVAGHSLGEYAALWVAGVFDFKTGLELVAERARLMDAQQAGAMSAIVGFDRDKLEKLCAERPGVVIANDNNPMQVVISGEPERVAEVSAAIRAKRVIPLAVSGAFHSPLMAPAAAEFAAVLAKAELHPARIPVLFNADPTRPVDDVASMRALLRRQIDHPVRWRETILRMADSGITELVEIGPGAVLTGLAKRTVPALVLCNIEPAAALAV